A region of Photobacterium sanguinicancri DNA encodes the following proteins:
- a CDS encoding alanine/glycine:cation symporter family protein: MTSQINFLNDLLWGSVLIYLLIGVGVYFTYRLGFIQFRHFGHMFSVMKNSRKSDKSGISSFQALCTSLAARVGTGNMAGVAVALTLGGPGAIFWMWLIAMLGMATAFAESALAQLYKTRDDEGNYRGGPAYYMEKGLGMRWMGVVFSICLIIAFGLVFNSVQANSITQAMNVAFGWNPMYVGIALVVMAGFIIFGGMRTIARTAELLVPTMALFYLLIAMYIMAINIEKLPDVLMLIFRSAFGLEEAASGALGYTIAQGMINGLKRGLFSNEAGMGSAPNAAASATPYPPHPASQGYVQMLGVFMDTIVICSSTVAIILMSGEYVPHGEVTGIELTQRALSSQVGDWGAIFIAVAIFFFAFTSLVANYSYAETNLIFLEHNHKAGLNVFRVVVLGMVMFGAVADLPTVWAMADVSMGMMAIINLVAIVLLSGTVVKLATDYNKQLAQGKVPTFDSKDYPELHAQLEEGIWDQNKDDPSSKR, from the coding sequence GTGACAAGTCAGATTAACTTCTTAAACGATCTGTTATGGGGTTCCGTACTTATTTACCTCCTTATTGGGGTAGGTGTCTACTTTACTTACCGTCTTGGGTTTATTCAGTTCCGTCACTTTGGCCATATGTTTAGTGTGATGAAGAACAGCCGTAAGTCAGACAAGTCTGGAATCTCATCATTTCAAGCATTGTGTACTAGCCTTGCAGCCCGTGTTGGTACGGGGAATATGGCTGGTGTTGCTGTTGCCCTGACGTTAGGTGGCCCTGGAGCCATTTTTTGGATGTGGCTAATTGCGATGCTAGGTATGGCAACTGCATTTGCAGAAAGTGCGCTAGCGCAACTGTATAAGACGCGCGATGATGAAGGTAATTATCGTGGTGGCCCGGCCTATTACATGGAAAAAGGTCTGGGTATGCGCTGGATGGGCGTCGTATTCTCCATTTGTTTGATCATTGCTTTCGGCCTCGTTTTTAACTCGGTGCAAGCCAACTCTATTACGCAAGCAATGAATGTCGCCTTTGGTTGGAATCCGATGTATGTCGGTATCGCTTTGGTGGTTATGGCAGGTTTCATTATCTTTGGTGGTATGCGGACAATTGCGCGTACAGCAGAGTTACTTGTTCCAACGATGGCATTGTTTTACTTGTTGATCGCGATGTACATCATGGCGATTAACATTGAAAAGTTACCTGATGTACTGATGTTAATTTTCCGCAGTGCGTTTGGCTTGGAAGAAGCGGCCTCTGGTGCGCTGGGTTACACCATTGCGCAAGGTATGATTAATGGCCTTAAGCGTGGACTATTCTCGAACGAAGCAGGTATGGGTTCGGCACCGAATGCCGCGGCTTCTGCGACACCGTATCCACCACACCCTGCATCACAAGGTTATGTGCAAATGCTGGGCGTATTTATGGATACCATTGTCATTTGTTCTTCGACTGTCGCAATTATCTTGATGTCCGGTGAATATGTACCGCACGGTGAGGTGACGGGTATTGAGTTAACGCAGCGTGCACTGAGTTCGCAAGTGGGTGATTGGGGCGCTATTTTTATCGCTGTAGCCATTTTCTTCTTTGCTTTTACGTCATTGGTTGCGAATTATTCTTACGCTGAAACAAACCTGATCTTCTTAGAGCATAATCATAAAGCGGGCTTAAATGTATTCCGTGTGGTGGTGTTGGGTATGGTGATGTTTGGCGCGGTAGCGGATCTACCCACTGTATGGGCGATGGCTGATGTATCGATGGGGATGATGGCCATTATCAACCTGGTGGCGATAGTGCTCTTATCGGGCACTGTAGTGAAGCTGGCAACGGATTACAATAAACAGTTGGCGCAAGGGAAAGTCCCCACATTTGATAGTAAAGACTACCCTGAACTGCATGCTCAGCTTGAAGAAGGTATTTGGGATCAGAATAAGGATGATCCCAGCAGCAAGAGATAA
- a CDS encoding DUF3545 family protein, with product MDNYAFDDILAIERPARASRGKPVKRKWREIEALKDKQRLQKELEGIDMLRDISDDLLDY from the coding sequence ATGGATAACTATGCATTCGACGACATTCTTGCAATCGAACGTCCCGCTCGTGCTAGCCGCGGTAAACCGGTTAAACGTAAATGGCGTGAAATTGAAGCCTTGAAAGATAAACAACGACTACAAAAGGAACTTGAAGGTATCGATATGCTGAGAGACATCTCAGACGATCTTCTTGACTATTAA